The genomic window GTATGGGCAAATCCTTCCGCTCAAGCCGTTTCCGGCTGCACCGCGGCCGCGAGCGCGCCTGGGCATGCGCCGCCCAGGACGACGGCAATGAGCCGCGCGCAGGCATGATATCTCGCGCCCGGAGCCCGCAATTGGCTGCATCACGCGGCAGGCGCCGCGCGGCAAGAGCGGAATATGCACAGCGCTGGCGCGGGCGACCACGGCCCAGCGCCCGGGAGGCGGGGGACATGACCAAGCGCATCATCCTGGATACCGACATCGGGGACGATATTGACGACGCCTTCGCCCTGGCGCTGGCGATCGCTTCGCCCGAGCTGGAGCTGGTGGGGGTGACGACGGTGTACGGCCCGGTCGAGAAGCGCGCGCGCATCGCGCGCAAGCTGCTCAACTGGGCGGGCAAGACGGAGATCCCCGTCATCCCCGGCTTCGCCGGATGCGGGGCGCCCGACCGCGAGCCCAACCAGGCGGGTTGGGCCACCGGCACGGGCCTGCAGCCGCCGGCTCAGGCGGCAGTGGACTACTTGCTGCAAGCGATCAAGAACGCGCCCGGCGAGATCACCGTCGTCGCTATCGGTCCCCTGAGCAATGTCGCGAAGTGCCTGGAGGGGGAGCCGGCGATCGGCGTGAAGATGGCGGAACTGATTGTCATGGGCGGCTCGGTGCGCAGGGGCTACGCGGGCGCGCCGGAGCCGGTGGCCGAATACAACATCGCGTGTGACGTCGAGGCCGCAATCCGGGTCCTCAACTCGGGCGCGCGGTTGACCGTCGTGCCGCTGGACGCGACGGGGACGCTGATGCTGCCCGACAGATACCTTGGGCTCCTGCGCGAGTCCACTGGGCCGCTGGCGCGCGCGCTGACCGAGCTGCTGCCCCTATGGCAGGCGGAAGGGAGAATGCGGCCGGTGCTGCACGATCCGCTGGCGGTGGGGGTGGCGTTCAACCCCGGCCTGGGGCGGTTCGAGCCCATGCGCCTCGAAGTCACCGGCGACGGGCTGACGGTGGCGATCGCGGGCGGCGCGCCCAACGCGTCGGTGTGCGTCGAGGCCGATGCCGAAGCGCTGTTCGAGCTTGTCGCCGGCCGCATCTCGGCCTACGGGGTCTAGGCGCGAGCGGCGAAGCCCCCGCGATCCGGCCCCTCCGGCGCGGCCTCCGCGAGGTGACGGGAGGGGATTCCCATCGCCGCGCAGAATCCACACCCCAACCTCGATCGCCGGCTTCAGCCGCGCATGACGCGGCGGGACGGGCACGCTCTGACCTGCGGGACGCTCAAGCCTGGGCGCATCAGCGCCCGGAAGGGAACAGTCCCCGTTCGGGGACAGTCCCGCCGCAGTGGCGCGGAAAGGTGCCTCGCCTGTGTCCGGCGCATGACGGAGACACCGCGATGACGACCCTCAAGGGCTCCAACCTCGCCGTCAACGGCGGCCAGCCGGTGCGCGTCATCCCTTTCCCCGCGTGGCCGGTGTGGGATGAGAGCGACGTCGCGGCGGTCGCCGACGCCGTGCGCAGCGGCAAGTGGGGCATCGGCGGCGGCCGCGTCGAGCGCTTCGAGGGGGAGTTCGCGGAGTTCCAGCAGGCGAAGCACTGCACCTGCGTGGTCAACGGCACCGCCGCCCTCGAGATCGCGCTGCGCGCCGTCGGC from Armatimonadota bacterium includes these protein-coding regions:
- a CDS encoding nucleoside hydrolase — encoded protein: MTKRIILDTDIGDDIDDAFALALAIASPELELVGVTTVYGPVEKRARIARKLLNWAGKTEIPVIPGFAGCGAPDREPNQAGWATGTGLQPPAQAAVDYLLQAIKNAPGEITVVAIGPLSNVAKCLEGEPAIGVKMAELIVMGGSVRRGYAGAPEPVAEYNIACDVEAAIRVLNSGARLTVVPLDATGTLMLPDRYLGLLRESTGPLARALTELLPLWQAEGRMRPVLHDPLAVGVAFNPGLGRFEPMRLEVTGDGLTVAIAGGAPNASVCVEADAEALFELVAGRISAYGV